Genomic DNA from Rana temporaria chromosome 1, aRanTem1.1, whole genome shotgun sequence:
TCAGTGCAATAAGAACCATAAGCCCTGACTTTTCCTCCACATGGGCTGCCTCTTTTTTGTGTGTCAATACATGATGAGCAAGTTTGGTCAGTGGTTTCCGTTGAAGGCTTAGCTGTGCTACAGTTGGTATGGACTTCAAGTGCTTGACATTGACAAGTTGCGCCGTTAGAAGGCTCAGTTTCAGAGTCACTTTCGCTTTCTATAGAACCTTCCGAGAGGTCTTCTTCTACGCAATGCCTATGACTCTGGAACTGCCAGGTGGGTAGATTTTTGATGTAGTCGGTGGGTATCAGAGGGTGAAGCCACAAATCTGGAAATGCCAGCCGCTCAAGGTAGAGATCTGGGTCTTCATCCCAGTCAGAGTTGTTGGGAAAGTGCTGGAAAGAGGCGATCGGATGGAAAAGATAACTAGTGTACCAATCCCAGAGGCTGGACAGCCACTCTAAGTTATTGGCATTGATTTCATCGGCGTTGTTTCGACGTCTCTTCTTTTCAAAGTAATCTATGAGTAAGCCATGACCAAGATAAGTGCTTAAGAAAAGGGCAGGATGGGAAGAGTAGAACATCCAGTCAGCTCTTACCCATGAAGCCAAAGTGGTCGTGTTAGAAAAGCGGAGTAACTTTAGACTATACTCATAAAAGCTGTCTAGGTAGGGCAACTGTAGGAATCCCAACACTGGCAGCCAGGAAATGATTAACAGGGAATTATAGGCCCCTAAAGTGCTGATTAAAACCACAAATCTTTTGATGGTGGCTCCTTGAGTGATAAATAAGTCCATCCAAGCCATGAGGTTCACCAAGACCAAACTGAGCACAAACAAGTCATTGACTTCGGGCTGTAAGGTGCGCAGGAAGGAATCCATAGCTTGGAGGGAGATGTACTCGCCTGTATTATTTCCATATTTATAAATTCCCTCTGGGGTCTTCAAAACATAGGAAGGTGTTCTGGATATGCCAATTTCTGTCATGTAGCTCGTGTTGTCCCAATTACCGACATTGACAAAGATAAATTCCACTCTCCCGGTAAATTTCACACTCAGTGCCGAGAAGAAAGCTGGCGGCTTATCAAGATTTGCGAAGAGGTACAACTTGACCTTGTACTGATCACTTTTGTTCCATTCTTCTTTCAAGTGCTCGGACTTGTAAACAGTTTTGATCCGTGAAGCGGCGTGTGCAGTTATCCACTTAAAAATATGCTCTGTTTCGATTTTGCGTCCACTGTACTCTTTCAGCATGACTCTTCCCTTTGAAGTGCTAGTTTGAGGCACAGACATAATAAGGGTGGACCTAATCCATCCTCTCTTCCTGCAGTAtctacaagagaaaaaaaaacaggagagggTAAGAGTACTGTGAAGAGAAAATGCAATATTATTGAAGCTTTGTTAAAACACAATTTTGTTTCACAAAAGATTTATTGGGTTTTTGTAGAGATGGTAGATAAAAAACAGTTGGGCGAACAGAGGCGAGTTTAACCATtttagccccggaggatttggctgcccaatgaccgggccatttgttgcgattcgacactgctttgcgttaaccgacaattgcgcggtcgtgcgacatggcacccaaacaaaattaacgtccttttttccccacaaatttagctttattttggtggtatttgaacacctctgcggtttttattttttgcgctatacacaaaaaaaaaggtgataaataaaataaaaaaaataaaaaaaaaaaagcaatatttttcactttttgctataataaatatccccaaaaaataggggatatatttatggaatttttattactgtggggggctgggctacgagtgacacgacagagatcactgcaaccgatgacagggagcagtagatcggtgtcctgtcactaagcaaaacagggaaatgccttgtttacatgggcataTCCccattctgccgctccgtgagacgatcgcgggcacccggcggacatAAAGTCTGAGGGATGTACAGATATGTCCCTTtgtgcagccatgccattctgctgatatatatagatatagatatagatatagatagatacacacatgtCAATAAACACACAGAATAACCAAGCTCAAgttaccaaccaatcagcaaccaaccattgctgactggttggtaagttgagcttggttattctgtgtgtttgttggcatgtgtgtatctatctatgatatattatatatatgatagatagatagatacacacatgcCAACAAACACACAGAATAACCAAGCTCAACTTTCCAACCAGTCAGcaatggttggttgctgattggttggcaACTTGAGCTTGGTTATTCTGTGTGTTTGTTGACATGCTTCCGTCCTTccaatgctccttgctgtgaagaccagtcataggtgGGGCAatgactggtgtgtgtgtgtatgtgtatgtgtatgtgtatgtgtatgtgtatgtgtatatatatatatatatatatatatatatatatatatatatatatacatacat
This window encodes:
- the LOC120924341 gene encoding E3 ubiquitin-protein ligase RNF103 isoform X1 — its product is MWLKLFLLLLYFLILFVLARFFETIVWYETGIFASQLVDPVTLSFHQLKTILECRGLGYSGLPEKRDVRELMERSGDLMEGELYSALTEEEASESCSSTNFSGEMHFYELVEDTKDGIWLVQVTGFTVVANDRSPLVSKVHWEKMVKKVTKFGIRTGTFNCSSDPKYCRKRGWIRSTLIMSVPQTSTSKGRVMLKEYSGRKIETEHIFKWITAHAASRIKTVYKSEHLKEEWNKSDQYKVKLYLFANLDKPPAFFSALSVKFTGRVEFIFVNVGNWDNTSYMTEIGISRTPSYVLKTPEGIYKYGNNTGEYISLQAMDSFLRTLQPEVNDLFVLSLVLVNLMAWMDLFITQGATIKRFVVLISTLGAYNSLLIISWLPVLGFLQLPYLDSFYEYSLKLLRFSNTTTLASWVRADWMFYSSHPALFLSTYLGHGLLIDYFEKKRRRNNADEINANNLEWLSSLWDWYTSYLFHPIASFQHFPNNSDWDEDPDLYLERLAFPDLWLHPLIPTDYIKNLPTWQFQSHRHCVEEDLSEGSIESESDSETEPSNGATCQCQALEVHTNCSTAKPSTETTDQTCSSCIDTQKRGSPCGGKVRAYGSYCTEEDLEPDWSVWPVNMLHCTECVVCLENFEDGSLLMGLPCAHVFHQNCIVMWLAGGRHCCPVCRWASYKKKNYSHQASLSSTTVS
- the LOC120924341 gene encoding E3 ubiquitin-protein ligase RNF103 isoform X2, whose amino-acid sequence is MWLKLFLLLLYFLILFVLARFFETIVWYETGIFASQLVDPVTLSFHQLKTILECRGLGYSGLPEKRDVRELMERSGDLMEGELYSALTEEEASESCSSTNFSGEMHFYELVEDTKDGIWLVQVVANDRSPLVSKVHWEKMVKKVTKFGIRTGTFNCSSDPKYCRKRGWIRSTLIMSVPQTSTSKGRVMLKEYSGRKIETEHIFKWITAHAASRIKTVYKSEHLKEEWNKSDQYKVKLYLFANLDKPPAFFSALSVKFTGRVEFIFVNVGNWDNTSYMTEIGISRTPSYVLKTPEGIYKYGNNTGEYISLQAMDSFLRTLQPEVNDLFVLSLVLVNLMAWMDLFITQGATIKRFVVLISTLGAYNSLLIISWLPVLGFLQLPYLDSFYEYSLKLLRFSNTTTLASWVRADWMFYSSHPALFLSTYLGHGLLIDYFEKKRRRNNADEINANNLEWLSSLWDWYTSYLFHPIASFQHFPNNSDWDEDPDLYLERLAFPDLWLHPLIPTDYIKNLPTWQFQSHRHCVEEDLSEGSIESESDSETEPSNGATCQCQALEVHTNCSTAKPSTETTDQTCSSCIDTQKRGSPCGGKVRAYGSYCTEEDLEPDWSVWPVNMLHCTECVVCLENFEDGSLLMGLPCAHVFHQNCIVMWLAGGRHCCPVCRWASYKKKNYSHQASLSSTTVS